A genomic region of Brevibacillus sp. JNUCC-41 contains the following coding sequences:
- a CDS encoding ribonuclease H-like YkuK family protein: MTQYPFHNIPFQNLQKKDMSFEDVFVHIVEFMKLNPSGDYRLMVGTDSQVHKKHTVFITGIVIRQVGNGVWGCIRKVMIPRRMLHLHERISQELSLTEEIVSLFTEERKNQLIDIVLPAVYQGATFTMEGHIDIGIGKRNKTSEFVKEMVARMESMGVEPKIKPNAFVASSYANRYTKQE, from the coding sequence ATGACGCAATATCCATTTCATAACATTCCATTTCAAAACCTTCAGAAAAAAGACATGTCATTTGAAGATGTATTTGTTCATATTGTTGAGTTCATGAAATTAAATCCTTCCGGTGATTATCGATTAATGGTCGGTACAGATTCGCAAGTACATAAAAAGCACACGGTTTTCATTACAGGCATCGTAATACGGCAGGTCGGAAATGGTGTTTGGGGTTGTATAAGAAAAGTGATGATTCCTAGAAGGATGCTGCATTTGCATGAACGAATTTCACAAGAATTGTCGTTAACAGAGGAGATCGTATCATTGTTTACGGAAGAAAGAAAAAATCAATTAATCGATATTGTACTGCCTGCCGTATATCAAGGGGCAACGTTCACAATGGAAGGGCATATTGATATCGGGATTGGGAAGCGGAACAAAACCAGTGAATTTGTAAAAGAAATGGTAGCCAGGATGGAATCCATGGGCGTGGAACCGAAAATCAAACCCAATGCTTTCGTCGCTTCAAGTTATGCCAACCGGTATACAAAGCAAGAGTAA
- a CDS encoding MFS transporter: MGKHTSVTLSNKEPNIFKNRVFRAIILSGLFLQIGIWVRNFAVLLFVMEKTNGNAFAISMISVAEFAPIFIFSFIGGTFADRWSPKKTMVWCDILSAISVFAVLISLIFGSWKMVFFATLISAILSQFSQPSGMKLFKMHLPESQIQTGMSVYQTVFAVFMVLGPILGTFAFQSFGINISIAITGLAFLLSAGALAFLPKDFKLDEETAKTTIWQEMKSGVRYVLRKKELSLLGLCFLAAGLGLGFIQPLSIFLVTEQLELPKENLQWLFMVNGFGMILGGAGVMIFAKKVAPQRLLALGMLVNAIGLAVMGLSTNLWVTLTAEFFNGLMLPCIQIGINTLILQRTEGEFIGRVNGILSPLFTGSMVLTMSAAGVLKEQFSLLAIFETAAFFFILGMFFILPLYNQKAETKPLEIQS; the protein is encoded by the coding sequence TTGGGGAAACATACATCCGTAACATTGAGTAATAAAGAGCCTAACATATTTAAAAATCGTGTATTCCGGGCCATTATCTTATCAGGCTTGTTTTTACAAATAGGGATATGGGTACGGAATTTTGCAGTTTTATTATTCGTCATGGAAAAGACAAACGGGAATGCCTTTGCCATCTCCATGATATCAGTAGCGGAATTCGCGCCCATTTTTATTTTTTCATTTATTGGAGGGACGTTTGCTGACCGCTGGAGTCCAAAAAAAACGATGGTTTGGTGTGATATATTAAGTGCAATATCCGTATTTGCGGTGCTTATCTCGCTTATCTTCGGCAGTTGGAAAATGGTATTCTTCGCAACTTTGATTTCGGCGATTCTTTCTCAGTTTTCTCAGCCATCAGGCATGAAGCTATTTAAGATGCATTTGCCAGAAAGTCAAATTCAGACAGGGATGTCTGTTTATCAGACCGTCTTTGCAGTATTTATGGTTTTAGGTCCGATTCTCGGTACATTCGCCTTCCAATCATTCGGGATAAATATTTCAATTGCGATTACTGGCCTGGCGTTTTTACTTTCAGCTGGTGCCCTCGCCTTTCTTCCAAAAGATTTTAAACTGGATGAAGAGACCGCAAAAACAACGATATGGCAGGAAATGAAAAGCGGAGTGAGGTATGTGTTGCGAAAAAAGGAACTAAGTTTGCTTGGTTTATGTTTTTTGGCAGCCGGGCTCGGACTTGGTTTCATTCAGCCGCTCTCAATATTTCTTGTTACAGAACAACTGGAACTGCCTAAGGAAAATCTACAATGGTTATTTATGGTAAATGGGTTTGGCATGATTTTAGGTGGAGCCGGTGTGATGATTTTCGCCAAAAAGGTGGCACCTCAAAGATTATTAGCTTTAGGAATGCTTGTGAATGCCATTGGATTAGCGGTAATGGGGCTTTCAACAAATCTTTGGGTTACACTTACAGCCGAGTTCTTTAATGGGCTAATGCTGCCTTGTATTCAAATCGGGATCAATACATTGATATTACAGAGGACCGAAGGCGAGTTCATCGGAAGGGTCAATGGAATCTTAAGCCCGTTATTCACTGGGTCGATGGTGTTGACCATGAGTGCAGCAGGCGTCCTGAAAGAGCAATTTTCACTCCTCGCCATATTTGAAACAGCCGCTTTCTTTTTTATTCTAGGGATGTTTTTCATTTTGCCATTGTACAATCAAAAGGCTGAAACAAAACCCCTGGAAATTCAATCGTAA
- a CDS encoding mechanosensitive ion channel family protein, producing the protein MNILKFTELAIDYLEEFLLLRLFILALLLLAVYYILNKMVEWFFKRSNFFDEEVEKTIQGVTRSSLRYGISALFLIYLIGQFIDLKGILAGAGILGVVIGFAAQQMLKDILLGFVRLSDNEFRVGNFVTFNGTSSGTIEEIGIRFMQIREWSGKLLTIPHSEIRTIQNFNKGKMRIIERVTVSYQENPEKVKRLLEDICHICNEKYGETLLRLEDGTPEEDFRYIGITDLNPNLKYVGYELCLVGLVNPEHYFETARSVRFEMMTALYEHQIIMPSAHLLVQGNPNHERILEN; encoded by the coding sequence ATGAATATCTTGAAATTTACTGAGCTTGCCATAGATTATTTGGAAGAATTTCTTTTATTGAGGCTTTTTATATTAGCTTTACTGTTATTGGCGGTTTATTATATTTTGAATAAAATGGTTGAATGGTTCTTTAAAAGGTCCAATTTTTTTGATGAGGAAGTCGAAAAAACGATACAGGGGGTTACTCGTTCTTCTCTTAGGTACGGCATTTCCGCGCTTTTCCTTATATATTTGATTGGACAGTTTATAGACCTAAAAGGAATTTTAGCTGGAGCTGGGATTTTAGGGGTCGTAATCGGATTTGCCGCTCAGCAGATGCTTAAGGATATCTTATTGGGATTCGTAAGGCTTTCAGATAATGAATTTCGAGTGGGGAATTTTGTGACATTCAATGGGACAAGCTCTGGGACGATTGAGGAAATCGGTATCCGGTTCATGCAGATCAGGGAATGGTCAGGAAAACTACTGACAATCCCACATAGTGAAATCAGGACGATTCAAAATTTCAATAAAGGGAAAATGCGAATCATTGAACGCGTTACTGTAAGTTACCAAGAAAATCCTGAAAAGGTAAAACGGCTGTTGGAAGATATATGCCATATCTGTAATGAGAAGTATGGTGAAACACTTCTAAGGCTAGAGGATGGTACACCTGAAGAGGATTTTAGATATATTGGCATTACTGATTTAAATCCGAATCTTAAATATGTTGGTTATGAACTATGCTTAGTGGGACTTGTTAATCCTGAACATTACTTTGAAACAGCGAGAAGTGTGAGGTTTGAAATGATGACTGCTTTATATGAGCATCAAATTATAATGCCTTCTGCCCATTTGCTCGTTCAAGGCAATCCTAATCATGAACGTATTTTGGAGAACTGA
- a CDS encoding sporulation protein yields the protein MILRKSLLLLGIGSAQIDLILPKNTYKSGECINGYFLIKGGTLAQRIRRIECDLIMDTHSTGIDEILKTSTILSSREINSGESNEIPFNFCLPILKDPYKQGVSYRLKTRLILDKGIIGKDDDWIFIDSE from the coding sequence TTGATACTTAGAAAATCTTTATTACTTTTAGGGATAGGTTCAGCACAAATAGATTTAATCCTTCCGAAAAACACGTATAAATCTGGTGAATGCATAAATGGATATTTCTTGATTAAGGGTGGTACCCTTGCGCAAAGAATAAGGAGGATAGAATGTGATTTAATTATGGATACTCATTCTACCGGAATTGACGAAATCCTTAAAACGAGCACCATTTTGTCTTCAAGAGAGATAAATTCAGGGGAAAGCAATGAAATTCCTTTTAACTTTTGTCTGCCTATATTGAAGGACCCTTATAAGCAAGGGGTTTCTTATCGTCTTAAAACGAGACTGATACTGGATAAAGGGATAATAGGCAAGGATGATGACTGGATTTTCATCGATTCTGAATAA
- a CDS encoding IseA DL-endopeptidase inhibitor family protein — translation MKKFSGVLLSIIILFFTLSGQVTAKTTSQNLSDANALKIADNASKHFWNALHGYKARSCSQKTFNYKGTEYSYLCQEFNTKDKLTTYLAETFTNNAVEKGLNKYSYITHKGKLARPIGDGDSMLEWRKAKIKLVYQKTNVRSYNLTVPTVDGDSVKRTVTFYKSGSTWKVNQFDAVQ, via the coding sequence ATGAAAAAATTTTCAGGTGTGCTATTATCCATTATCATTTTATTTTTCACATTAAGTGGTCAGGTTACCGCTAAAACGACATCACAGAATTTGTCTGACGCAAATGCATTAAAAATAGCCGATAATGCCAGCAAACATTTTTGGAATGCTTTACATGGTTACAAAGCCCGTTCATGTTCACAAAAAACTTTCAATTATAAAGGGACAGAGTATTCATACCTTTGCCAAGAGTTTAATACAAAAGATAAATTGACTACCTACTTAGCAGAGACATTTACTAATAATGCAGTTGAAAAAGGGCTGAACAAATATAGTTATATTACACATAAAGGGAAATTAGCCCGTCCAATCGGAGACGGCGACAGCATGTTAGAGTGGAGAAAAGCAAAAATTAAATTGGTCTATCAAAAAACCAATGTTAGATCCTACAATTTAACTGTACCTACAGTCGACGGTGACTCAGTAAAAAGAACAGTTACCTTTTATAAGTCCGGATCCACTTGGAAAGTTAATCAGTTCGATGCAGTTCAATAA
- a CDS encoding HAAS signaling domain-containing protein: MELIELYIQEVTRRLPEKSREDIALELQSTIEDMLPADHTEQDVKAVLLKLGDPVTLASRYRDRPMHLIGPRYFDVYICLLKMIIPIAAVISLIGLIGDNPFRDMENTVVDAILIIIGKGIAGIISTGIQVFFWLTISFAILERVDTSKDQSPLTKDLKPWTPENLKDIPNISKKKAVPMIEIFASLLGLSVFVALYFNAANLLGVYEKRNGSLIFVTPSFNQEVLNSYWLLVSGVVIIGVILAIYKLFLRRWTLKLALFHAIYQLLSTLTFIIIISNPDLLNPEFTAYQRTLFSIDEWKTSIYWGLILISIFFAVYDSYQGFRKAKIR, translated from the coding sequence ATGGAGCTGATTGAACTTTATATTCAGGAAGTGACCCGCAGGCTGCCAGAAAAAAGCCGGGAGGATATTGCTCTTGAGCTTCAATCTACAATCGAAGATATGCTTCCGGCGGATCATACGGAGCAAGACGTGAAAGCCGTTCTTTTAAAATTAGGAGATCCTGTTACACTGGCAAGTCGTTATCGCGATCGGCCGATGCATCTGATTGGACCGCGTTATTTTGATGTTTATATCTGTCTGTTGAAAATGATTATACCAATCGCTGCAGTCATTTCATTGATCGGATTAATAGGGGATAACCCTTTTCGAGATATGGAGAATACGGTTGTGGACGCAATTTTAATAATAATCGGGAAAGGGATTGCGGGTATCATCAGTACAGGTATCCAAGTGTTTTTCTGGTTAACGATTTCATTTGCCATTTTAGAACGCGTGGATACGTCAAAAGACCAGTCGCCTTTAACAAAAGACTTGAAACCATGGACACCGGAAAACCTAAAAGATATTCCGAACATTTCAAAGAAAAAAGCGGTTCCTATGATCGAGATTTTTGCGAGTTTGTTAGGTCTTTCTGTCTTCGTGGCCCTTTATTTCAATGCAGCAAACCTCTTAGGAGTCTATGAAAAAAGAAATGGCAGTCTCATTTTCGTGACACCTTCTTTCAATCAAGAAGTATTGAATTCCTATTGGCTGCTGGTTTCAGGCGTCGTCATCATTGGGGTGATCTTGGCGATTTATAAATTATTTTTAAGGCGATGGACCCTGAAACTAGCTTTATTTCATGCCATATACCAACTGTTATCCACTCTGACTTTCATCATCATCATCAGTAATCCTGATTTATTGAACCCGGAATTCACTGCGTACCAAAGAACACTATTTTCAATCGATGAATGGAAAACCTCGATCTACTGGGGTCTCATACTCATCTCCATCTTTTTTGCCGTCTACGATTCCTATCAAGGCTTCCGTAAGGCAAAAATCCGTTAA
- a CDS encoding PadR family transcriptional regulator — translation MSTLLNSLTTELRRGTLTLAVLSQLKTPQYGYSLVQRLEKSGITIDQSTLYPLLRRLEKQELVTSSWDTSESRPRKYYSLSDYGGEIFTQLKEEWEKTSQELYILLKGEGEDGAD, via the coding sequence ATGAGCACTTTACTGAATTCATTAACCACTGAGTTGCGCAGAGGCACTTTGACGTTAGCTGTTCTAAGTCAGCTCAAAACCCCTCAGTATGGGTACTCGCTTGTCCAGCGTTTAGAGAAGTCGGGAATTACCATTGATCAAAGTACTTTATATCCTTTGCTTCGCCGCCTGGAAAAACAAGAATTGGTCACCAGCAGCTGGGATACTTCTGAAAGTAGACCGCGCAAGTACTATTCTTTAAGCGATTATGGGGGAGAAATATTCACTCAGTTAAAGGAAGAATGGGAAAAAACTTCTCAAGAGCTTTATATATTATTAAAAGGAGAGGGAGAAGATGGAGCTGATTGA
- a CDS encoding asparaginase, with protein sequence MKKLMLITTGGTVASLEGENGLAPELHADDLLSYIPELNVRCRIDTRELMNIDSTNMQPEFWIDLANVIYEHYGLYDGFIITHGTDTMAYTSAALSYMLQDASKPIVITGSQIPISYSKTDAKRNISDAIRFACEEIGGVYIVFDGKVIQGTRAIKLRTKSYDAFESINYPYVASIHDDYIEYNKSIKIPKKKHIQLDTSLCTDVAVVKLHPGIKPEFFDCLKGLYKGVVVESYGSGGIPFQVRNILEKLIELTEHGVSVVITTQCLEEGEDMGIYEVGRKIDHDRVVRSKNMNTEAIVPKLMWVLGKTTDPKKVKEMMETTIAADISLYF encoded by the coding sequence TTGAAAAAATTAATGTTGATTACGACTGGTGGAACAGTAGCTTCACTTGAAGGAGAAAACGGACTTGCGCCTGAACTGCATGCCGATGATTTATTAAGTTACATACCTGAATTAAATGTACGTTGCCGTATTGATACGAGGGAGTTAATGAACATTGATAGCACCAACATGCAACCAGAGTTTTGGATAGACTTGGCGAATGTTATTTATGAACACTACGGTCTGTACGATGGCTTCATTATTACGCATGGCACCGATACAATGGCTTACACCTCAGCTGCACTTTCTTATATGTTACAAGATGCATCAAAACCGATTGTGATTACAGGTTCGCAAATCCCTATTTCGTATAGTAAAACAGATGCAAAACGAAACATTTCAGATGCCATTCGTTTTGCTTGTGAAGAAATAGGTGGGGTATATATTGTATTTGACGGCAAAGTCATTCAAGGGACAAGAGCGATTAAACTTAGAACGAAAAGCTATGATGCCTTTGAAAGTATTAATTATCCGTATGTAGCATCGATACATGATGACTATATTGAATATAATAAATCCATTAAAATCCCTAAAAAGAAACACATTCAATTAGATACGTCACTTTGTACAGATGTGGCGGTTGTGAAATTACATCCTGGGATAAAACCAGAATTTTTTGACTGCCTAAAAGGTTTGTATAAAGGAGTGGTTGTGGAAAGCTATGGAAGTGGTGGTATTCCTTTTCAAGTGCGCAACATTTTAGAGAAATTAATTGAATTAACAGAGCACGGTGTATCGGTTGTCATTACGACTCAATGTCTAGAAGAAGGAGAAGACATGGGTATATATGAAGTTGGTCGGAAAATTGACCATGATCGTGTAGTACGTTCTAAAAATATGAACACAGAAGCAATCGTACCGAAATTAATGTGGGTGCTAGGAAAAACAACAGATCCCAAAAAGGTAAAAGAAATGATGGAAACAACAATTGCAGCAGATATTTCATTATATTTTTGA
- a CDS encoding GTP cyclohydrolase II, whose translation MTQTKFDSKVLSAIEDKIRLIKIDKKAIYLVGPIRLPVNLYGETVVFNWYCWLNCDEVTENYERIIEKLSSVNLAELQQSSVLVYGDFSYSDDAFIRMHSICHTGDIFGSKRCDCGYQLKKSMKMIVEHGTGALFYLANHEGRGIGLFSKALAYILQENGYDTVDANKKLGFVDDSRNYNDAILVLKALRSKPVTLITNNPKKLEALKNAGLEVAGRKPLWGDISEFNENYLQTKIKRSGHLEEERICPND comes from the coding sequence ATGACCCAAACAAAGTTTGATTCGAAGGTTCTTTCAGCTATAGAAGATAAAATCCGGTTAATTAAAATAGATAAAAAGGCCATTTATTTAGTTGGTCCCATTCGACTACCAGTTAACTTATATGGGGAGACGGTAGTGTTCAATTGGTATTGTTGGCTAAATTGTGACGAGGTAACAGAAAACTATGAGAGAATTATTGAGAAATTATCTTCTGTTAATTTAGCTGAATTGCAGCAATCAAGTGTGTTAGTATATGGTGACTTTTCATATAGTGATGATGCCTTTATCAGAATGCATTCCATTTGTCATACAGGAGACATTTTTGGCAGTAAGAGATGCGACTGCGGTTATCAATTGAAAAAATCCATGAAAATGATAGTAGAACACGGTACGGGTGCGTTGTTTTATCTAGCCAATCATGAAGGAAGAGGAATTGGCCTCTTTAGTAAGGCACTGGCATATATCCTTCAGGAAAATGGCTATGATACAGTTGATGCTAATAAAAAACTGGGTTTTGTTGATGATTCCAGAAACTATAATGACGCGATATTAGTATTGAAAGCACTAAGATCCAAACCGGTTACACTTATAACCAATAACCCAAAAAAGTTGGAAGCATTGAAAAACGCTGGTTTGGAGGTTGCAGGTAGAAAGCCTTTATGGGGAGATATTTCAGAGTTTAATGAGAATTATCTCCAGACAAAGATAAAACGTTCAGGCCATTTAGAGGAAGAGAGGATTTGTCCAAATGACTAA
- a CDS encoding glycerate kinase produces the protein MKIVIAPDSYKGSLSALEASKAIERGVRKALPDAKTELVPVADGGEGTMDSLVAATNGRKVEVTVKGPLLEDVQAAYGILGDQETCVIEMASASGLCLVDPDELNPLITTTYGTGELIQKALNDGCRKFILAVGGSATNDAGVGMLLALGMRVLDEDGKPLGFGGAELSRISEINTEDFDSRIADSKFLIASDVQNPLVGPDGASSVFGPQKGATPAMVELLDKALSSWADLVEIKTGIHLHDKAGAGAAGGIGGAFQAFFPAETKRGIDIVLEHTKMGEKLSDADCVFTGEGQIDYQTASGKTPMGVAQEAKKYGIPVFVLAGSIGTGIEVLYDHGVTSIHSLVNAPMPLKEAMDRGAELLEISAEQVMRTFLGAIKNSR, from the coding sequence ATGAAAATTGTTATTGCACCAGATTCCTATAAAGGAAGTTTGTCAGCATTAGAAGCTTCCAAAGCTATCGAACGAGGGGTCAGGAAGGCACTGCCGGATGCGAAGACAGAATTGGTTCCTGTAGCGGATGGCGGGGAAGGTACGATGGATAGCCTTGTTGCAGCTACGAATGGTCGAAAAGTTGAAGTGACCGTTAAAGGACCTTTACTTGAAGACGTTCAGGCAGCATATGGGATCTTGGGTGATCAGGAAACATGCGTGATTGAAATGGCCAGTGCATCCGGACTGTGCCTAGTCGATCCAGATGAGTTGAACCCATTAATCACTACTACATACGGAACAGGGGAGCTTATTCAAAAAGCATTGAATGATGGCTGTCGAAAGTTCATTTTAGCGGTAGGTGGAAGCGCTACCAATGATGCAGGTGTTGGAATGCTCCTGGCTTTGGGAATGAGGGTGCTTGATGAAGATGGTAAACCGCTAGGATTCGGGGGTGCCGAATTATCACGGATATCAGAAATTAATACGGAAGATTTTGATTCCAGAATTGCAGATTCCAAGTTCTTGATTGCGTCGGATGTCCAGAATCCGTTAGTCGGTCCGGATGGGGCATCAAGTGTATTCGGACCACAAAAAGGTGCCACTCCTGCCATGGTTGAATTGCTTGATAAAGCTTTATCATCATGGGCTGATTTAGTGGAAATCAAGACAGGCATACACTTGCATGATAAAGCGGGTGCGGGTGCTGCAGGTGGAATCGGAGGTGCATTTCAAGCCTTTTTTCCAGCGGAAACAAAAAGGGGCATCGATATTGTGTTGGAGCATACGAAAATGGGTGAAAAATTGTCCGATGCTGATTGTGTTTTTACCGGGGAGGGCCAAATCGATTACCAGACAGCTTCAGGCAAAACACCAATGGGAGTTGCACAAGAAGCCAAAAAGTACGGTATTCCAGTATTTGTTTTAGCTGGATCGATCGGAACGGGTATTGAAGTTTTATATGACCATGGAGTAACTAGTATTCATAGTTTAGTGAACGCTCCTATGCCTTTAAAGGAAGCTATGGATAGAGGAGCTGAATTGTTGGAAATTTCAGCCGAACAAGTAATGCGGACTTTTTTGGGAGCGATTAAAAATAGTAGGTAG
- a CDS encoding FMN-binding glutamate synthase family protein produces the protein MSGIANLLIILGFTVIFIVIIVLVFLILYMIFFDRTQKHHAILRNYPVLGRIRYFLEKIGPEMRQYWFNSDNEGKPFSRDDYEHMVKSSKYLRDVIGFGSKRDFDEEGFFVKNSMFPKLAEEEKYDRETKVMTKRYILMKDPLFSQREEKWGDEVSSAFLLDDEDSVIIGPNTKHPFRLKGLIGMSAMSYGSLGKNAITALSEGLAAAKGTWMNTGEGGLSPYHLTGGVDIIMQIGPAMFGVRDSKGAMDWDELKRKSEIPEIKAFEVKLAQGAKTRGGHIDAEKVNPEIAEIRKVVPYKAIDSPNRFHQFNDVKSMCDFIERIREHTGIPVGIKMVIGGNDSVEELASYMKETGQGPDFITLDGGEGGTGASYQELIDSVGLPLKSALPILVSTLEKYGVRDRVKIIASGKLFTPDRIAIALAMGADLVNIARGFMIAIGCIQTMKCQSNACPVGVATTDPELQKALVIDEKKYRVVNFLVTLRKGLYRISAAAGLDSPIHFQPKHISYKDDIGIVTSLEDIMKEVKGQIGARQ, from the coding sequence ATGAGTGGCATCGCAAATCTTTTAATTATCCTTGGATTTACCGTTATTTTCATCGTTATCATCGTCTTGGTTTTCCTAATACTTTATATGATTTTCTTTGACCGCACGCAGAAGCATCATGCAATTTTAAGAAATTACCCCGTGCTCGGGAGAATACGTTACTTTCTGGAAAAAATCGGGCCTGAAATGCGGCAATATTGGTTTAACAGTGATAACGAAGGAAAACCCTTTTCCCGGGATGACTATGAACATATGGTGAAAAGTTCAAAATATTTACGGGATGTAATAGGTTTTGGTTCAAAACGGGATTTTGATGAAGAAGGCTTCTTTGTTAAGAATAGCATGTTCCCAAAATTGGCCGAAGAAGAAAAATACGATCGAGAAACAAAAGTGATGACTAAAAGATACATTCTAATGAAAGACCCGCTTTTCTCACAGCGAGAAGAAAAATGGGGAGATGAAGTGTCCTCTGCATTCTTATTGGATGATGAAGATTCCGTGATCATCGGCCCAAACACTAAGCATCCCTTTCGATTAAAAGGTCTTATCGGCATGTCCGCCATGAGTTATGGTTCTTTGGGGAAGAACGCAATCACTGCCCTTTCTGAGGGATTAGCTGCAGCAAAAGGCACATGGATGAATACAGGGGAAGGCGGACTTTCTCCTTATCATTTAACCGGCGGTGTCGATATAATCATGCAAATCGGGCCGGCCATGTTTGGGGTCCGTGATAGTAAGGGCGCAATGGATTGGGATGAATTAAAAAGAAAAAGTGAAATACCGGAAATCAAAGCATTTGAAGTCAAATTGGCTCAAGGTGCCAAAACTCGCGGAGGGCATATCGATGCTGAAAAAGTGAATCCTGAAATAGCTGAGATCCGTAAGGTCGTACCATACAAAGCGATCGATAGTCCAAATCGGTTTCATCAATTCAATGACGTAAAATCCATGTGCGATTTTATTGAAAGAATCAGGGAACATACAGGCATTCCGGTCGGCATCAAAATGGTCATCGGCGGCAATGACAGTGTCGAAGAGCTTGCTAGCTATATGAAAGAAACCGGGCAAGGTCCCGATTTCATTACATTGGATGGCGGTGAAGGCGGCACGGGTGCTTCTTATCAGGAATTGATCGATAGCGTAGGGTTGCCGCTAAAATCCGCATTGCCGATTTTAGTATCGACATTGGAAAAATACGGCGTCCGAGATCGGGTTAAAATCATCGCCTCCGGTAAATTGTTCACGCCTGATAGAATCGCCATTGCCCTAGCTATGGGAGCTGACCTTGTTAATATAGCACGTGGTTTCATGATTGCTATAGGTTGTATTCAGACGATGAAATGTCAATCAAATGCTTGTCCTGTCGGGGTAGCAACCACTGATCCGGAATTGCAAAAGGCACTTGTCATCGATGAAAAGAAATACCGTGTGGTCAATTTTCTTGTTACCCTTAGAAAAGGATTATATAGAATTTCAGCCGCTGCTGGTTTGGATTCACCTATCCATTTTCAGCCTAAGCACATTAGTTATAAGGATGATATAGGAATTGTCACATCCCTTGAAGATATCATGAAAGAAGTAAAGGGACAAATAGGTGCCAGGCAATGA
- a CDS encoding MBL fold metallo-hydrolase, whose product MLNELEVTQVTVPMPFRLDHVHCFLAEGKKGWTIIDTGLNNKTTKDLWNPIIKKHDITDIIITHYHPDHYGYAGALQQLTGADVWMTQVDEHAGTTYWEMDSLKLLKDNYKSCGMEDEVAVALSSDESGFMPQVKPYPTVNHHLEEGMKLHFGKYEYEVISTPGHSDGLISLYNKEKSVLFSTDHILPRVSPNISYWFKGLCNPLEEFFTSLKKIQKLDVEYVIPSHGKPFQNANKRIVELLDHHQGRLHVIHENMKEPISVKSACHILFGNLPIHETRFAVGETLAHLEYLLLNDQCIKFIRDGKWYYQSI is encoded by the coding sequence GTGCTGAATGAATTGGAAGTTACTCAAGTTACCGTTCCAATGCCTTTTAGATTGGATCATGTCCATTGTTTCTTAGCAGAAGGTAAAAAAGGCTGGACAATCATTGATACGGGTTTAAATAACAAAACGACAAAGGATTTATGGAACCCGATTATCAAAAAACACGATATTACCGATATTATCATCACCCATTATCACCCAGACCATTACGGATATGCAGGGGCATTACAACAATTAACCGGTGCGGATGTTTGGATGACACAAGTGGATGAACATGCGGGAACTACATATTGGGAAATGGATTCGCTGAAACTGCTTAAAGATAATTATAAGTCATGTGGAATGGAAGACGAGGTAGCCGTCGCCTTATCCAGTGACGAAAGTGGATTCATGCCCCAAGTAAAACCCTATCCTACCGTAAATCATCATCTTGAAGAAGGAATGAAGCTGCATTTTGGCAAATATGAGTATGAAGTAATTTCCACGCCGGGGCACTCTGATGGCCTGATATCATTATATAATAAGGAAAAAAGTGTCCTTTTCTCGACAGATCATATATTGCCCAGGGTATCTCCAAATATTTCGTATTGGTTTAAAGGTCTTTGCAACCCATTGGAAGAGTTTTTTACTTCTTTGAAAAAAATACAAAAGCTGGACGTTGAATATGTCATCCCTTCCCATGGGAAACCGTTTCAAAATGCCAATAAAAGAATTGTTGAATTGTTGGACCACCATCAGGGCAGGCTGCATGTAATTCATGAAAACATGAAAGAGCCGATTTCTGTAAAAAGTGCTTGCCATATCTTATTTGGAAATCTGCCCATTCACGAAACCAGGTTTGCAGTTGGTGAAACACTGGCTCACCTTGAATACCTTCTTTTGAATGACCAATGCATAAAGTTTATACGTGATGGCAAATGGTATTATCAATCCATTTGA